In the genome of Sinorhizobium chiapasense, the window CAGGGATCGCCTGACGGAGCGCCTCGAACGCCTGCGCCAGCAAATGCGCGATCTGAAAGCGATGGAGCGCGCCATCGAGGCAGCACCCGACCGCCAGGTCTCGCTGACCGATCCCGATGCTCGCGCCATGGCCACCAACGGCAAGGGCACCGGCCTTGTCGGCTACAACCTCCAGGCGGCGGTGGACACGAAGCATCATCTGGTCGTGGCGCATGAGGTCACCAATGTCGGTCACGACCGCACCCAACTCGCCAGCATGGGCCAGCAAGCGAAGGAGGCGACCGGCGCGGATGAGCTGACCGTGCTGGCCGATCGCGGCTACTTCTCGGGCGAGGAAGTGCTGGCCTGCGATGCGGCGGGCATAAAGGCCATCGTGCCGAAGTCGCTCACCTCAAGCGGCCTGAAGCGTGGCTTCTTCGGCAAGCAGGACTTCGTCTTCGACGCCGACCGGGATCTGTATGTTTGTCCGGCCGGACAGGAACTGACCAGAGGCAGGATCCGATCGGATCGCGAGTGCGACGTCATCTTCTATCGCCATCTGACCGCCTGTTCGAGCTGCGAACTGAAGTCCCGCTGTACGCCCGAGAAGCTTCGGCGCATCCGGCGCTGGGAGCATGAGCAGGTGATCGACGCCATGCAGGCCAGGCTCGACCGCATGCCCGATGCCATGCGGGTGCGGCGGCAAACGGTCGAGCATGTCTTCGGGACCATCAAGGACTGGATGGGCCGAGGCCACTTCCTCACCCGGCGGCTCCCCAACGTCGGAACCGAGATGAGCCTCCATGTCCTCGCCTACAACCTCAAACGGGCGATCGCCATTCTCGGAGTACCGATGTTGATGAAGGCAATGAGGGCGTGAGCCCCTCAGACCGTCTGCGCGCCACCCAGATCCACGGCAGCAGGCGTTTCCACACAGCCTCGGTGGTGAGCGGTCATCCGCCACGGCTAGGACGAACGGCCACCATGCAGGGGAAAGCCGCCCTTAAGTCGCCGAGGCTAGCGAGCTAGATTGGGAGGCTGTCAGGCCAACTCAAGCTGAGAGTCTTTCGCCCCTTGCGCGATCAACGGCGCGGGAGACTTCCTTTGCAGGTGGGAAGCGTTAAGTCGGCGCGCCACGATATCGTGGTTGAGCCACTGGATGGGGCCGGAGGGATCTGAGGACTCGCCAAAAATTAGCTGCCCGGTCGCCTCCACCACGAGAGCACTCAGGAGGTCGCTGATCATCGCCTTGCTGTCCCGATGCATCTGCGTGATCTCGTTGGACGTGCCGATGGTCAGATCGGACTGTGCTTGGCTGTTTGCCATGGGCCACGCCGAGAAGTCGTAAAACGGACGCATGACCTTGTTGGCCTGCATATCGGTAATTTTTTGGAACACATCCTTCATCGTGAAGCCGTCTGCCAGAAGCTGCTGGCATGCCTGCCATTGGTCCTCTGCCCATTGGCCACCGTTCTCTTTCTTCAAGGCGAGTAGCAGCGGTATCAGGGGAAGTTCGATACCCGTGAACACGTCGGACGAATTGGTTCGGATTTCGGGACAGTTATAGACGGTTGCCTTGACACCTGCTGCCCAGGCTTCTTGCGCGATGCATTCGAGCCGCATCTTGGCGTAACCTTGGGTGTAGTTGGTGTAGGTCTGCCAACGATAGCTCCCGTCAATCAGGACTGCCGTTCCATGGTAACCGTAGGCCGTATACCGCACCTGACCACCCGATGCCTCTACGCGCTCACGGATCGCCGCGCTGAACTCGATAAGATGTCGAAAGGTGATTGCGGAAACTTCGTCGAAATTCTGCAGGATGAGCTTGCCCATATCGCTGTCGAGCAGGGCTTGTGACGACATGTGGCGGGGACCAACACCCTTGTAGATTCGATTGGCAACGACCAGGAATACCTTCGCTTTCGGGATGCCTCCGGCCATTGTATGGGCGAAAAAAACATTGCGGCCGTCGGCGATCATTCCGTCGAGAACGGCCATGACCTGTGAAAGTGAATTCGTGAACCGCGCGGTGGCGATGTCCCGGCACTGTTCAATGTAGTCCCAGTCGAGCCTGTCATGCTGCCAGCTCTCCAGCGTCATCGTCGCAAGGAGATCAGTCGGAGTGGGGCCGCCTGGCGGAGCGTCGAGATCGAAGCCAGCCATGAGAGGTATGTTGACAATCCTGCCGCCCAATCGGCCTTCGGCGGCAGAGAGTTCCTCGGCGTTCAGAGGCCGCAGTGCGTTGTTCTCGTCGCGCCGCCCCACCGTGATTCCCACGATCTCCATTCCAGCCCGCCGGGCTTCGTCGAGCAAGCCAGTCGCGTATCCGCGACCGAATAGTTCGCCGAAGAGGACGAAAACATCACCTTTACGAAAGACGTTGTTTTCGGCAAGGCGATTCAATGCGATCGGGTTTTCCATGCTGTCAGCTCTTTGGTCCGTTGGTCGTCGAGCGGTGGCTCAGACGAGCTTCGATAATCACATGACCGTACTGACCCGTAATGGGAAGTCATTTTAAGTGACCGTTCATTTCAAAGCGTGAAGCCCCTTGGGACTTCTCGGTATCTCAACCGGATAAAGCAGGTAAATGCAGAGGCCATTGGAGGACGGCGTGCCGATACCGAAATCGAGTTCGCCGGAAACGCTTCCTCTAGGATATTTGCGGAGGCAACCGGCGCTGTCAAAGGCCCGCTGGTCGTTACGACCAGTCTCTGGGCCGGAGCGCTGGCTCCTCCCGCCAGGGCGGCGCCCGGGGTTGTCCTCAATTTCAGTTGGCGACGCGGCGCGCTTCTGCTTCCCGCAGCGAAATCAACTGTTGTGATGCTTCGTCCCACAGAATGAGCTTCACGCAGTTGAGACTCTCCTTGATCGTGATGCGTCCCAAGTCTCCCAGTTCAGGATAATCACGCAGAACCTCTGGAAGCCTGTAGAAAGGAACACGGCTCGAGAGGTGGTGGATGTGATGAATCCCGATATTGCCGGTTAGCCAACGCAAAGGGCGGGGCAAGTCGTAGTGCGAGGCGCCATGCATGGCCGCGTACTGGAAAGTCCACTCCGGGGGCCTCGACCAATGGGTGTCTTCGAACTGGTGCTGGACGTAGAACAGCCAGACACCTGCCGCTCCGGCAATGAGCACGATCGGCAGATGGATCACGAGGAACGGAACAGGGCCGGCTATCCAGACAAGCAGGGCGGCGAGCGCGGCGATGGCGGCATTCGTTGCCATCGTTGAGATCCATGGCAGCGCTCCCGACCTCATCATGCCGAACGGCAGCCTTTGCTTGAAAATGAAGAGCCAGGCGGGGCCGATGCCGAACATGACGAGTGGGTGCCGATAGAGGCGGTAGCCGAGCCGTTGCCAGCGCGTCGACCTCTCATATTCCGCGACGGTGAGCGTCGTGATGTCACCGACACCCCGCTCGTTGAGATTGCCGGCCGAGGCGTGGTGTTCCGCATGGGCGCGACGCCAGTAGTCGTATGGTGTCAATGTCAGCACGCCGATTGCCCGGCCCGTCCAGTCATCCAAGCGGCGCCGGCCGAAGAAGGAGCCATGGCCGCAGTCATGTTGCAGCATGAAGAGGCGCAAGAGAAATCCCGCCGCAGGAATGACGAGGATCATGCCCAGCCAAAAACCGAAGTGCATCGAGGCCCATGCGCCGGCCCACAGGAGAGCAAACGGAACGAGGGTCACGGCCAGTTCGAACGTGCTTCGGCCAAGATGGGGCTTGCGATAGGCGGATAGGATCTTAAGCCAGGTTTTTTCACGATCGGCGCCGTTGGGGGCGATTGCGTTCATCGAGTTCATCGGCAGGTAGCGTCTTCCGGTAATGTCCCGAGCGGCTGGGGAACAAAGTTGGTGCGTTCGGAAAGGTAAGGTTTCTTGGCAGATTTCATGTCTACCTGTGAAACTACATTCGTCGAGCTTTCCGGTTGGCGTAGCGCAGATCGCGTGCGGCCTCTCGCGCCGCCTCGTCCTCGATCACGCGTGCCACACGCTCCTTTTCCGCCTTCTCGTGGGCTTCCGCTTCTGCCAGCGCCGCAGCATGCGCAGCCGCTTGTCGCTCGGCCGCTTCCACTTCGGCACGTGCCTGCTCCTCCGGTTTTACGCGCGCGCTCGAGGCGTCGTTCCTCTCGAGCTGCGGCAACAGATGCTCGGGCTGGCTCGTCGGATATCCGTGCAGCATGGTAGGCTTTCAGCAGAGCTGCTTTCGCATCGGCTGCGGCCGCGCGACGGTCGGAAAGCTGGTTGTCTCTAGAGTTCTTCAAATCGTCGTCCTGACTATGATGGTATTGAGATGGTCCTAGCGTCTGGTCGCCATCCACAATACATGGCGGGCACCACCGTTCTTGCGGTTGGCGCGCACGCTCACTTCGTCGGTGGCGAAGCCAACCTCACGCAATCGGCGCGTGAAAGCGCGATCCGGCGCGGATGACCAAACGGCAAGCACACCGTTCGGGCGGAGGGCAGTCTTGGCGGCCCGAAGACCGTCGTGGCTATATAAATTGTCGTTGGAGGCGCGCGTCAGCCCATCGGGGCCGTTGTCGACATCAAGCAGAATCGCATCATATGCGGCCGTCTTCGACCGGATGAGCACGCCGACGTCACCGAGATGGATATCGACCCGTGGATCGTCGAGTGTGCCGTCGTGGAGATCTGCCAAAGGTCCGCGCGCCCATTCGACGACAGCGGGAACGAGTTCGGCGACAACGACATGGGCGTCTTGAGGAAGCTCGTTCAGAGCGGCCCGCAATGTAAACCCCATGCCGAGGCCACCAACGAGCATGCTGGGGTTTTTCCGGCGCGCAATCCGCTCGCAGCTAAGCGCTGCCAGTGCCTCTTCCGAACCGCTTAGCCTACTGTTCATGAGCTCCGTCGAGCCGAGCATGATCGAAAATTCGCTACCGCGCTGCTTCAGGCGCAGCTCGCCGACATCACCGGGAATGGCCGCGCGATTAAGGTGAATCCAGGGAAGCATTGGGGCATCTCATTGCGTTGTTCAGAGGCCTCGTACCATGGCGGTCGTGCCGAAGACATCACATTATCGGTGAATAGTAGAATTGAATGCAAACCGGCCGTTCAGGACGGGGTTTCTCGTTCCTCTCAGATTTGCGAGGGGAAGCCGCAGCCGACGAACATTGCCTTCGGTTTCCCCATCTCCGCCGGCATGCCCGGCATCATGGCCAGGGATTACCCGCGGGCGGCGGCGCCTGATCGCGCTAATAGGTGCCAGGGTACCGTCCAGCAAAAGGGGAGTTCAAGGTTTCCGTCAGTCGCATGAAGTGACCGTGCAATTGGTATAGAAACCCTCTGCCTTGATGGAGGGGACGAAGTCGGCCGGGATGCCGGCCCGAATTGCTGACGTTGATGTCCGCGCCGCCCACGCAGGGCTTTTCACGGTACGATCGACCGTGGAGCGCTAGTCGAGAACGATGATGGTGCCGGCCTTAATCACACGCAGCCGGGACAATCTCGCCTACGACTGCGAGCCTCTGATAAACAGGGTCCGCGGTTCGACTCCCTTCAAGACCGTGATTTGAAGGGTTACCGCGGCGCTGAAGTCAGTTAGGACGCTAGATCGGCGTGATGAGGGAGATACGAGCGCCAGGGGTCCGCCAGGCGCTCGGAGAATGTGTTAAAGCACGCGGACGTTTTCTGCCTTGGATTTGCCGGTCTTGCGATCCTGACCCAAGTCGTAGCTGACGCGCTGGCCGTCGCTCAGAGCGCCACCCTGCACTGCGGAAATATGGACGAACACGTCGCTTCCACCATTCTCGGGCGTGATGAAGCCGAACCCCTTGTCGTTGTTGAAGAATTTGACTGTGCCGTTCGCCATGATTTGATCTCCAGAATTCAGCGATGAACGATGGGCCGAAAACCTATAGGCGCGAGGCGGTGGCCGCAATGCCTCCGTTTGCTCTCGCGTCACGTGCCGTGGTCAGCTCGCCCTGATAGTTCGCCCGGATGGCATCGACATGTGAGGCGGGCACGCCGTTCTTGAGCAGGTAGGTCAGCCCAGGGCAGTCGACTTCGAGGCTGAGATCGGAGCGGGTCCCGAATTTCGCGAGGAGCTGATAGGCCCAGCCCGCCTCGAGATCGAGTTCCATCTCGACGACGTCTCCACCCCGCCCGTTGCGCTTGGCCATGGTGCTGACGTCATCGAGCCTCTCGAGTTCCTTGTCCCGCTCATGCTCGAACAGGATCTGGAGCTGCTGCTTGGTGGTCATGGCGTCCTTCGAATTCATCTTCAGTTCGGCCAGCCGGGTATTGAGCCTCCGGCCGATGATCTGAGCCTTTCTATGGTCGGAACAATGAAGGCTGAGTGAAAGCCGACTGCCGGGACGACAATGGACGAAGGCGGCGGGAATGCGCGGCCGCCAGTAGAAGATGTTTCCGCGACGGATAAGATTCTCGACCTCGTGGCGCACGGCCATGACGCATTCCCTGTCTTCGCCCGAAGGGTCGGCTGCGGCGCGCTAGCGCCTGGGCATCACCTCTGGGCTACAGTTCTAAGCATCAGGTCGCCAATGATGCCAAAACGATATCCGGCACGACTGGAAAATCAAGGAATTAAGGGCTTTTAGGGAGAATTGGCTGGGGAACCTGGATTCGAACCAGGACTAACGGAGTCAGAGTCCGCTGGTCTACCGTTAACCTATTCCCCAAGGTTCGCTGGCGAAGCATCGCCGCCGCGTCGGTGTGGCGGGCTTATAAACAAAACAACGCCCGATGCAAATACCCTTTGGCAAAAAAATGCGACTGGCCTGTGGCCGGCCAACCTTTTCCACGCGCCAGGGCCGGGCAGTGCGCGGAAGGCCGGGAACCTGGCGGCGACCTGTCCGCCCGTGAGCCTCGGAGCGAGCTCGGTTTACCGGCCTACGGCGCCGCGCGTCTTATCAGAAGCGCAAAGGACGCCGTAGCGCTTGGAATCGTTGCATGTTTTTGTCCTCAAATCGGTCAGGATTTGACAAAACAAGCAGCAGCCGCGACGTCAAAAAAGGTTTGGCGAAAAGGGTCGGCGCTGGTACAGTCGCCGCAACGTAAAATCGAGAGAGCGCCTTGAGCGGCCGCAAGGTCTTCGCCCGGCGCGATGGTTGAGACAAGTGAGAGACCCCGATCACGGCGCAAAGCCGTCTGAATCCGGGGCGTCGGCAGCAGGCCGCGGCGAGGGGCACAAGCATGTGCCGCGCGGTGGAAAAGGCAAGCGGAAACGGCGCAGGCCGTCCGGTTCGCCGTCTGCAGTTGCCAGCCAATCCGGCCAGGCCGGAGAAGCAGGGCGTCCCGCAGGACTGGATGTGGCGGAGCCGGCGCGCAAGCGCAAACGGCGCCGGCGCTCGAAAGCAGCAGCAAGACCGCAGGGCCAGGTCGCTGCCGCCGTTCCCGGCGGAGGCGTTGAGCTTTTCGATGCGGCGATCACCGACAAGAAGGGCCACAAGCGCAGCAAGAAGGCGCGGCATCGGCGCGGGCTTCAGGGCCGGCCGCTGGCGTCGAACGGCAAGCCGCATGCCGGCGAGCGACCGGGCGATCCACGCGGCGCCGAGGCCGGTGCTGCTTCGCAGCCGGCACAGACACCCCGGGCGGAAAATCTGCGCGCACCCTTTGTTGTGGCAGGCGAACCGCCGGTACCGCTTTACGCGGCGCTTGACCTCGGCACCAACAATTGCCGCCTCCTGGTCGCACAGCCGACCCGTCCGGGTCAGTTTCGCGTGGTCGATGCCTTCTCCCGCATCGTTCGGCTCGGCGAGGGCCTAGGCGCGAGCGGCCGCTTGTCGGACGATGCCATGGAGCGGTCCGTCGAGGCGCTCAAGATTTGCGCCGCGAAGCTCAATGCCCGTTCGATCCGCCGTCGCCGGCTGATCGCCACGGAGGCGGCGCGGTCGGCCGCCAACGGCGAAACCTTTTTGAGGCGGGTGGCGGAGGAAACCGGGCTCGAGTTGGAGATCATCGATCGCGAGACCGAGGCGCGGCTGGCTGTTTCCGGCTGCTCGTCGCTGGTGGATCGCGAGACGAGATCCGTCGTCCTCTTCGATATCGGCGGCGGCTCGTCCGAGATCGCCATCATCCGCATCGGTGACAACCGGTCGAGCCGGCTTGCCAACCACATCACCCATTGGACGTCGCTTCCCGTCGGGGTCGTCACGCTTTCGGAACGCCATGGCGGCGAGCATGTGACGCCGCATAGCTTCGAGGCGATGGTGCGCGAGGTCGAGGGCATGCTTGCCTGCTTCGATAGTCCCCCGGTCGAGTCTCTTGCGAATGGCGGCAACGGTTTTCATCTGATCGGAACATCGGGAACGGTGACGACGCTTGCCGGTGTCCACCTCGACCTGCCGCGTTACGACCGGCGCAAGGTCGACGGGCTGTGGCTGTCCGACGACGAAGTTTCGGCGATGCAGTCCCGCCTGCTTTCCTGGGATTTCGCAGCTCGCGCCGCAAATCCCTGCATCGGGCCGGATCGTGCCGATCTGGTGCTTGCCGGTTGCGCGATCCTCGAGGCGATCCGCCGCCGCTGGCCGTCGACGCGCATGCGCGTGGCCGACCGTGGTCTGCGGGAAGGCCTGTTGACCGATATGATGGCTGACGACGGTGCCTGGCGCCGCGCGCGCCCGCGCCGGCACCAGCGCAACTTCAATGGCGGACCGGCGAACCCCGAAGGAAACAAAGCCCACGAAGGGAACAGGACCCGCGAGGGGAACAAGGCCCACGAGGGGAACAAGGCATGACGAAATCGCCGATCGGCGGCAACCGCAGCGGCCGTAAGCTCGGCCAGAAGGTGAAGAAGGGCAAGCTCAAGGCTTCCTCGCGCCGCTGGCTGGAACGCCATATCAACGATCCCTACGTCCAGCGGGCACAGCTCGAAGGCTATCGCGCCCGGGCGGCCTTCAAGCTTCTCGAAATCGACGAGAAGCACAAGATCCTTGCCGGTGCCAGGCGCATCATCGACCTTGGTGCCGCACCCGGAAGCTGGTCGCAGATTGCCGCCAAGGTGACGAATTCGACCGACGCCGACCCGCGCGTGGCGGCGATCGACTTTCTTGAAATGGACCCGATCCCCGGCGTCCGCTTCCTGCAGATGGATTTTCTCGACCCTGAGGCGCCGGACAGGCTGAAGGAAGCGATCGGTGGAACCCCCGACCTCGTGATCTCCGACATGGCGGCGCCGACGACCGGCCATCGCCAGACCGACCATCTGCGGACGATGCACCTTTGCGAGGTCGCGGCGCATTTTGCCGTCGATGTGCTCGCCGAAGGCGGCCACTTCCTGGCAAAGACGTTCCAGGGCGGCACGGAGCGTGAACTCCTGAACATGCTGAAGCAGAATTTCCGTCAGGTCATCCATGTCAAGCCGGCCTCGTCTCGCGCCGAGTCGGTCGAGATGTTCCTGCTCGCCAAGGGCTTCAAGGGACGGCGGGCGACCGAGCCAGGGGAGCCGGCGGAAGACGCCGCAACGGAGTAGAACATGCTGCTTTACGTGACGCTCGGCACGAACGATCTCGACCGCGCAGGCGCCTTTTACGACAAGACGCTCGCGACGCTTGGTCTTGAGCGCCGGAAGCAGGACGAAGTCGAGATCGGCTATGGCGCCGAAAGCGATGTCCGCTGCCGCCTCTGGGTGGTGACGCCGTTCAAGCGCAAGGCGGCAACGATCGGCAACGGTTCCATGGTTGCGCTCGAAGCGGAAAGCCGCACTGCCGTCGATGCCTTCTACGCCGCCGCACTCGCCAATGGCGGCACCGACGAGGGCGCTCCGGGCTTAAGGCCGTTCCATCCGAATTTCTATGCGGCTTATGTCCGCGATCCGGACGGCAACAAGCTGTCGGCCGTCTGCGAGCGGCCGGAATAGAGCGGGACTGCAACGTCCCTTGCGCGACTGATAAGACGCGCGGCGCTGTAGCTAGAGCAATTCCAGGAAAAGTGTGTAACGGTTTTCCGTCCGGAATTGCGTAATTTCAAATAGTTAGATCATTTCACTGTTTCAAAGAAACAGTGAAATGATCTAACGAGCCTTCCTTATTTGCCGGCCGTCGTTTCGGCTTCGCGCATCTGCAGGCGGTGACCGGAAACGGAAGCGCCGGCATTCTTCGCCATCGTCAGGAACGGGATCGCTGCCAGCAGATTGGCGCCGGCGATGATCATGAAGGCGGTATGGAAGTCTTCCAGACCCAGCGGGCCGCCGCTGATCGCCGTTTGGATTTCAAGGATCGCGCCGGCGACGGCAACCCCCAACGCGAGGCTGATCTGCTGCAGCACGGCGCTCATCGAGGTCGCCTTGCTGGCATCCGCATCCTCAATATCCGCGAAGGAAAGCGCGTTGATGCTGGTGAAGAAGAACGACCGGGCGAAGCCCGCAAGCAGCAGGATGGAGATCATCACCAGGTAGGGGGTCGCCGGCGTGAAGAAGCCGTTGGCGAAGGTCAACAACCCGCCGACGACGGCCGCCACGATCAGCGTGGTGCGGAAGCCGGCAAGGGCGAGCACGCGGCGCGCGAGGAATTTGGTGGTAATGGCGCCAATCGCGCCGACGAAGGTGATGAGGCCGGACTCGAACGGATTGAGGCCGAAGCCGATCTGCAGCATCAGCGGCATCAGGAAGGGGATCGCGCCGACCGAAATGCGGAAGATGGTGCCGCCGATCGAAGCCGCCCGGAAGGCGCCGTTCCTGAACAGTTTCAGATCCAGCACCGGCGCCGGATGCCGGCGGGCATGGACGATGTACAGGAATGTGGCGGCGATGCCGGCGGAAACGGATGCGAAGCCGATCGACGTCGGCAGCGCCGGCAGGCTGATGACCGACAGGCCGAAGACGATGCCCGAGGCGGCGATGCCGCCAAGCAGGAAGCCGAGAATGTCGACCGGCGGCGGGTTTCGCCGCTCCATCTCGGGCAGGTAGATGCCGGAAAGCACGTAGCCGGCAATGCCGACCGGCACGTTGATCAGGAAGATCCAGTGCCAGGAAAAATAGGTGGTGATGAAACCGCCGAGCGGTGGGCCGGCGAGCGGTCCGACGAGCGCCGGGATAGTCAGCAACGCCATGGCCGAGACGAGCTCGCTGCGCGGCGCGCCTCGGACGAGAACGAGGCGAGCGACGGGCGTCATCATTGCGCCGCCCATACCCTGCAGGAAGCGTGATAGGACGAAGGCGATGAGGCTGTTCGAGACGGCGCAGAGCACCGAGCCGACGATGAAGACGAGAATCGCCGCACGAAAAATGCGCTTGGCGCCAAAGCGGTCGGCCATCCAGCCGCTCAACGGTATGAAGATCGCGAGCGCCACCATGTAGGACGTCAGCGCCAGTTTCAGCGTGATCGGGCCGACGCCGATGTCGTGGGCGATCGCCGGCAGTGAAGTCGAAATAACCGTGGAATCCATCTGCTCCATGAAGAGAGCTATGGCAAGGATCAACGGGACGATACGATTCATGCTGAAATGCCCTGGGCGTAAGT includes:
- a CDS encoding IS1182 family transposase, encoding MAGFIEGKDRREQSFLPECLDDYVAEDNPVRVVDVFIDELDWSGLGFAAPAATGRPGYNPATMLKLYLYGYLNQVQSSRRLEREAGRNIELMWLTGKLAPDFKTIADFRRDNGEAIRAICRQFVVLCRQIGLLAGGTVAVDGSRFKAVNTRDKNFTSGAIRRRMEQIDASIERYLALLDTADRQEDEVAEMRRDRLTERLERLRQQMRDLKAMERAIEAAPDRQVSLTDPDARAMATNGKGTGLVGYNLQAAVDTKHHLVVAHEVTNVGHDRTQLASMGQQAKEATGADELTVLADRGYFSGEEVLACDAAGIKAIVPKSLTSSGLKRGFFGKQDFVFDADRDLYVCPAGQELTRGRIRSDRECDVIFYRHLTACSSCELKSRCTPEKLRRIRRWEHEQVIDAMQARLDRMPDAMRVRRQTVEHVFGTIKDWMGRGHFLTRRLPNVGTEMSLHVLAYNLKRAIAILGVPMLMKAMRA
- a CDS encoding enoyl ACP reductase FabMG family protein; this encodes MENPIALNRLAENNVFRKGDVFVLFGELFGRGYATGLLDEARRAGMEIVGITVGRRDENNALRPLNAEELSAAEGRLGGRIVNIPLMAGFDLDAPPGGPTPTDLLATMTLESWQHDRLDWDYIEQCRDIATARFTNSLSQVMAVLDGMIADGRNVFFAHTMAGGIPKAKVFLVVANRIYKGVGPRHMSSQALLDSDMGKLILQNFDEVSAITFRHLIEFSAAIRERVEASGGQVRYTAYGYHGTAVLIDGSYRWQTYTNYTQGYAKMRLECIAQEAWAAGVKATVYNCPEIRTNSSDVFTGIELPLIPLLLALKKENGGQWAEDQWQACQQLLADGFTMKDVFQKITDMQANKVMRPFYDFSAWPMANSQAQSDLTIGTSNEITQMHRDSKAMISDLLSALVVEATGQLIFGESSDPSGPIQWLNHDIVARRLNASHLQRKSPAPLIAQGAKDSQLELA
- a CDS encoding fatty acid desaturase, with amino-acid sequence MNAIAPNGADREKTWLKILSAYRKPHLGRSTFELAVTLVPFALLWAGAWASMHFGFWLGMILVIPAAGFLLRLFMLQHDCGHGSFFGRRRLDDWTGRAIGVLTLTPYDYWRRAHAEHHASAGNLNERGVGDITTLTVAEYERSTRWQRLGYRLYRHPLVMFGIGPAWLFIFKQRLPFGMMRSGALPWISTMATNAAIAALAALLVWIAGPVPFLVIHLPIVLIAGAAGVWLFYVQHQFEDTHWSRPPEWTFQYAAMHGASHYDLPRPLRWLTGNIGIHHIHHLSSRVPFYRLPEVLRDYPELGDLGRITIKESLNCVKLILWDEASQQLISLREAEARRVAN
- a CDS encoding spermine/spermidine synthase domain-containing protein; the protein is MLPWIHLNRAAIPGDVGELRLKQRGSEFSIMLGSTELMNSRLSGSEEALAALSCERIARRKNPSMLVGGLGMGFTLRAALNELPQDAHVVVAELVPAVVEWARGPLADLHDGTLDDPRVDIHLGDVGVLIRSKTAAYDAILLDVDNGPDGLTRASNDNLYSHDGLRAAKTALRPNGVLAVWSSAPDRAFTRRLREVGFATDEVSVRANRKNGGARHVLWMATRR
- a CDS encoding cold-shock protein yields the protein MANGTVKFFNNDKGFGFITPENGGSDVFVHISAVQGGALSDGQRVSYDLGQDRKTGKSKAENVRVL
- a CDS encoding DUF6538 domain-containing protein, yielding MAVRHEVENLIRRGNIFYWRPRIPAAFVHCRPGSRLSLSLHCSDHRKAQIIGRRLNTRLAELKMNSKDAMTTKQQLQILFEHERDKELERLDDVSTMAKRNGRGGDVVEMELDLEAGWAYQLLAKFGTRSDLSLEVDCPGLTYLLKNGVPASHVDAIRANYQGELTTARDARANGGIAATASRL
- a CDS encoding Ppx/GppA phosphatase family protein, producing MRDPDHGAKPSESGASAAGRGEGHKHVPRGGKGKRKRRRPSGSPSAVASQSGQAGEAGRPAGLDVAEPARKRKRRRRSKAAARPQGQVAAAVPGGGVELFDAAITDKKGHKRSKKARHRRGLQGRPLASNGKPHAGERPGDPRGAEAGAASQPAQTPRAENLRAPFVVAGEPPVPLYAALDLGTNNCRLLVAQPTRPGQFRVVDAFSRIVRLGEGLGASGRLSDDAMERSVEALKICAAKLNARSIRRRRLIATEAARSAANGETFLRRVAEETGLELEIIDRETEARLAVSGCSSLVDRETRSVVLFDIGGGSSEIAIIRIGDNRSSRLANHITHWTSLPVGVVTLSERHGGEHVTPHSFEAMVREVEGMLACFDSPPVESLANGGNGFHLIGTSGTVTTLAGVHLDLPRYDRRKVDGLWLSDDEVSAMQSRLLSWDFAARAANPCIGPDRADLVLAGCAILEAIRRRWPSTRMRVADRGLREGLLTDMMADDGAWRRARPRRHQRNFNGGPANPEGNKAHEGNRTREGNKAHEGNKA
- a CDS encoding RlmE family RNA methyltransferase; protein product: MTKSPIGGNRSGRKLGQKVKKGKLKASSRRWLERHINDPYVQRAQLEGYRARAAFKLLEIDEKHKILAGARRIIDLGAAPGSWSQIAAKVTNSTDADPRVAAIDFLEMDPIPGVRFLQMDFLDPEAPDRLKEAIGGTPDLVISDMAAPTTGHRQTDHLRTMHLCEVAAHFAVDVLAEGGHFLAKTFQGGTERELLNMLKQNFRQVIHVKPASSRAESVEMFLLAKGFKGRRATEPGEPAEDAATE
- a CDS encoding VOC family protein, with amino-acid sequence MLLYVTLGTNDLDRAGAFYDKTLATLGLERRKQDEVEIGYGAESDVRCRLWVVTPFKRKAATIGNGSMVALEAESRTAVDAFYAAALANGGTDEGAPGLRPFHPNFYAAYVRDPDGNKLSAVCERPE
- a CDS encoding DHA2 family efflux MFS transporter permease subunit, which encodes MNRIVPLILAIALFMEQMDSTVISTSLPAIAHDIGVGPITLKLALTSYMVALAIFIPLSGWMADRFGAKRIFRAAILVFIVGSVLCAVSNSLIAFVLSRFLQGMGGAMMTPVARLVLVRGAPRSELVSAMALLTIPALVGPLAGPPLGGFITTYFSWHWIFLINVPVGIAGYVLSGIYLPEMERRNPPPVDILGFLLGGIAASGIVFGLSVISLPALPTSIGFASVSAGIAATFLYIVHARRHPAPVLDLKLFRNGAFRAASIGGTIFRISVGAIPFLMPLMLQIGFGLNPFESGLITFVGAIGAITTKFLARRVLALAGFRTTLIVAAVVGGLLTFANGFFTPATPYLVMISILLLAGFARSFFFTSINALSFADIEDADASKATSMSAVLQQISLALGVAVAGAILEIQTAISGGPLGLEDFHTAFMIIAGANLLAAIPFLTMAKNAGASVSGHRLQMREAETTAGK